A section of the Chlamydiota bacterium genome encodes:
- the nikR gene encoding nickel-responsive transcriptional regulator NikR, whose protein sequence is MDRLIRFGVSLERELLARFDRRARKTGHTNRSKAIADLVRACLVEDEWAEGDEVIGVISLLYDHRQRELSKRLIELQHRHYTRVLSSQHIHLDHDTCIEVIVARGNPKEITRLADLLRASRGVKHACLSMSSTGKAIG, encoded by the coding sequence ATGGACAGGCTTATCCGCTTCGGGGTCTCGCTCGAGAGGGAGTTGCTCGCGCGGTTCGACCGCCGCGCGCGGAAGACGGGGCACACCAACCGCTCGAAGGCGATCGCCGATCTGGTGCGGGCGTGCCTCGTGGAGGACGAATGGGCGGAGGGGGACGAGGTGATCGGGGTCATCAGCCTGCTCTACGACCACCGGCAGCGCGAGCTCTCCAAGCGCCTGATCGAGCTCCAGCACCGACACTACACGCGCGTCCTCTCATCGCAGCACATCCACCTGGACCACGACACCTGCATCGAGGTGATCGTCGCGCGCGGGAACCCGAAGGAGATCACGCGCCTCGCGGACCTGCTGCGGGCGAGCCGCGGCGTAAAGCACGCGTGTCTGTCGATGAGCTCCACGGGGAAGGCGAT